The Corynebacterium camporealensis genome contains a region encoding:
- a CDS encoding amino acid permease encodes MSSTASAPADDVTFKRASAGSTATWVITLFGTAVGAGILFLPLNAGSFGFWPLFIATLIIFPLVYFAHRTFARIVSGAPVKDHGKDVLELVRKYLGPGTGFFVALMYSLANIPTVFIYGISLTNAIDSFIVNQLNGPSINRWVLSIACVGFMTGIFAIGRKPMLWLSQILVYPLIITLFATSVYLIPMWDFESFYNFDYGDTNWHVLLGFLLILPVLAFSFSHMAGLSQFSVDMQPTYGKHTEKRVTRTELYTALLLVIFTMFFVWSCVLALGAEGMREATEQNIPVLSYFANVTGTPVMALMAPVVVIFAIMSSYFGTMLGAEEGASYMLRLVAPRTAEKVSRRTLLNTVYIFIFVTATLVAVYNPSILDLISMVGGIFDAILIFMLPVYMFSRVKEYKKFRGDPWNIFVFVFGFIILCVTIWDLF; translated from the coding sequence ATGAGTTCTACTGCGTCCGCACCAGCTGACGATGTCACCTTCAAGCGCGCCTCCGCCGGTTCCACTGCCACCTGGGTTATCACCCTCTTTGGCACCGCGGTGGGCGCAGGCATCCTCTTTTTGCCGCTGAATGCTGGCTCTTTTGGCTTCTGGCCGCTGTTTATCGCCACGCTGATTATCTTCCCGCTGGTGTATTTTGCACACCGCACCTTTGCGCGCATCGTCAGTGGTGCTCCGGTCAAAGACCACGGCAAAGATGTCCTGGAACTAGTACGTAAGTACTTAGGCCCTGGCACTGGCTTCTTCGTGGCGTTGATGTACTCGCTGGCGAATATCCCCACGGTATTCATCTACGGCATTAGTTTGACCAACGCTATTGACAGTTTCATCGTCAATCAGCTGAACGGCCCCTCGATTAACCGCTGGGTTCTCTCCATTGCGTGCGTGGGCTTTATGACCGGCATTTTCGCCATCGGACGCAAACCGATGCTGTGGTTATCGCAGATTTTGGTCTATCCACTCATCATCACTCTGTTTGCCACCTCGGTGTATCTGATTCCGATGTGGGATTTCGAGAGCTTCTATAACTTCGACTACGGCGATACCAACTGGCACGTCCTGCTCGGCTTCCTGCTCATCCTGCCAGTACTGGCCTTTTCCTTCTCACACATGGCGGGCCTGTCGCAGTTCTCTGTGGATATGCAGCCGACCTATGGCAAGCACACCGAAAAGCGTGTCACCCGCACAGAGCTCTACACCGCGCTACTGCTGGTTATCTTCACGATGTTCTTCGTCTGGTCGTGTGTGCTGGCCCTGGGTGCGGAAGGCATGCGCGAGGCCACCGAGCAAAACATCCCGGTGCTGTCCTACTTCGCCAACGTCACCGGCACGCCCGTCATGGCACTGATGGCTCCGGTCGTGGTCATCTTTGCCATCATGTCCTCCTACTTCGGCACCATGCTGGGCGCAGAAGAGGGCGCTTCCTACATGCTGCGCCTGGTCGCCCCACGCACGGCGGAAAAGGTTTCCCGCCGCACGTTGCTCAATACCGTCTACATCTTCATCTTCGTCACCGCGACGCTGGTCGCGGTATATAACCCATCCATTCTGGACTTGATTTCGATGGTCGGCGGCATCTTCGACGCCATCCTCATCTTCATGCTGCCGGTCTACATGTTCTCCCGCGTTAAGGAATACAAGAAGTTCCGCGGTGACCCCTGGAACATCTTCGTCTTTGTCTTCGGATTTATCATCCTGTGCGTGACCATCTGGGACCTGTTCTAG
- a CDS encoding cation transporter: protein MTTNELSSSSLSRSARRIVAIVAVLNLLGCLVEAFIAARIGSAALLADAADFLEDFLINALVLTALGWSAAGRRKASYGLAGLILIPAGAALGMAIYKIVSGEPPEAFTLSATAIGAGLLNLLCAILLVQLRSGNALTRGAWLAARNDVAANVLILGAGVLTIFWFSIWPDVLVGVVIAIINLSAAKEVFEQARAEDPEIE from the coding sequence ATGACTACTAACGAGCTTTCTTCTTCCAGCTTAAGCCGCAGCGCACGCCGCATCGTCGCCATCGTGGCGGTGCTTAATCTGTTGGGCTGCTTGGTTGAGGCGTTTATCGCCGCGCGCATTGGTTCTGCTGCGTTGCTTGCCGATGCCGCCGACTTCCTCGAAGACTTCCTCATCAATGCCCTCGTGCTCACGGCACTGGGTTGGTCGGCTGCGGGGCGTCGCAAGGCTAGCTATGGCTTGGCCGGACTCATCCTTATCCCAGCGGGTGCGGCACTCGGCATGGCCATCTACAAGATTGTCTCTGGCGAACCACCGGAGGCATTCACACTATCGGCCACCGCCATTGGTGCCGGCCTGCTCAACTTGCTCTGTGCAATCCTTTTGGTCCAGTTGCGTTCCGGCAATGCACTCACCCGTGGCGCGTGGCTGGCCGCGCGCAACGATGTTGCCGCCAACGTCCTCATCCTGGGCGCTGGCGTGCTCACCATCTTCTGGTTCAGCATCTGGCCCGACGTCCTGGTCGGCGTGGTCATTGCGATTATTAACTTAAGTGCGGCGAAGGAAGTCTTCGAGCAAGCACGTGCTGAAGACCCCGAAATTGAGTAA
- a CDS encoding YrhK family protein, which translates to MTDHDPDLKLKLSRNNEIKIRNRYETISIANDIAIAVVFIAGSVVGLMGYSTVSTSIFLVGSFAMAARPAIRLMRRTYLQRIGADEYSQTSGYDY; encoded by the coding sequence ATGACTGACCACGATCCCGACTTGAAGCTCAAGCTCAGTCGCAACAACGAAATCAAAATCCGCAACCGCTACGAAACCATCTCCATCGCCAATGACATTGCCATCGCGGTTGTGTTCATTGCCGGTTCCGTCGTTGGCCTGATGGGATACTCCACGGTGAGTACCTCTATATTCTTAGTGGGCAGCTTTGCCATGGCCGCCCGCCCCGCCATCCGACTCATGCGCCGCACCTATCTCCAACGCATCGGCGCTGATGAATACTCACAAACTTCAGGATATGACTACTAA
- a CDS encoding DUF5129 domain-containing protein encodes MSAGKLTAAALGSGLLVAGGSFFGLSSVFESPQQEDYIVKPATQQPTVEIMDPDDVLTPDDERRMLRDIERIDVAEEVEQVNYMVFETNDDNVNDTVENYLRDHHPDLIGDDYFTDGQLFVGVGLDPRQAFIFAGEDVAEAYQLKDESDHLEESLDAIKPGVRDNNIPAGLFAGADNAVSAEKLSESTYEEAKSDRDFGVTGGGVGAGVVAATIVGIGAGSRRKKQSNVVTAREDWDYVSQTYADVAARLDAIDIRANSLSSDLLNAHLRRQWEKLRKDFLKLDRKVSPMSQLSATSPDEEFEKHADKLAETAQTCERMEVAEENIDKLYGMEHADAATRKHELYKLEEDLHDASVEAGEHAESLQEELRILERDARELSHNPTQPEFMENYLTLLNRSSRAMHALQNLLQQKNNADETPKEADIYDRGFFAGAGVYGFIPYYQLSVWNSTAQSFNSNSSSGGVNSSFSSGFSGSGGSSRF; translated from the coding sequence ATGAGCGCAGGAAAGCTCACTGCTGCAGCACTGGGAAGCGGACTCCTCGTCGCCGGCGGTTCTTTCTTTGGCCTGTCCTCTGTATTTGAGTCGCCGCAGCAGGAGGATTACATCGTCAAGCCTGCGACGCAGCAACCGACGGTAGAGATTATGGACCCGGATGATGTGCTCACGCCTGACGATGAACGCCGCATGCTCCGCGATATCGAACGCATCGATGTCGCCGAAGAAGTCGAGCAGGTCAACTACATGGTGTTTGAGACAAACGACGACAACGTCAATGACACTGTGGAGAATTACCTGCGCGACCACCACCCCGATCTCATCGGCGATGACTACTTCACTGATGGCCAACTCTTCGTTGGTGTCGGACTCGATCCGCGGCAGGCCTTCATCTTTGCCGGTGAAGATGTCGCTGAGGCCTATCAGCTTAAAGACGAATCAGATCACTTGGAAGAATCCCTCGATGCCATCAAGCCCGGCGTGCGGGATAACAACATCCCGGCCGGTCTTTTTGCTGGTGCCGATAACGCAGTGAGTGCAGAAAAACTCAGCGAGAGCACCTACGAGGAAGCTAAATCTGATCGCGACTTTGGTGTTACTGGTGGCGGTGTCGGTGCGGGTGTGGTTGCTGCAACCATCGTCGGTATCGGTGCTGGCTCCCGCCGCAAGAAGCAAAGCAACGTGGTCACCGCCCGCGAGGATTGGGATTACGTCTCCCAGACTTATGCCGATGTGGCTGCACGCCTGGATGCGATCGATATCCGTGCGAATTCCTTAAGTTCTGACCTGCTTAACGCGCATCTGCGCAGGCAGTGGGAGAAACTGCGCAAAGACTTCCTCAAACTCGACCGCAAGGTCTCTCCCATGAGCCAGCTCAGTGCAACCTCCCCCGATGAAGAATTTGAGAAGCACGCAGACAAGCTCGCCGAGACTGCGCAGACCTGTGAGCGCATGGAGGTGGCCGAGGAGAACATCGACAAGCTCTATGGCATGGAGCATGCCGACGCCGCCACCCGCAAGCACGAGCTCTACAAACTCGAAGAAGACCTACACGACGCCAGCGTCGAGGCAGGTGAGCATGCCGAATCGCTGCAAGAGGAACTGCGCATCCTAGAACGGGATGCACGCGAACTGAGCCACAATCCCACCCAGCCAGAGTTCATGGAGAACTACCTGACTTTGCTCAACCGCAGTTCGCGCGCCATGCATGCGCTGCAGAACCTGCTGCAACAGAAGAACAACGCTGACGAGACACCAAAGGAAGCAGATATCTACGACCGCGGCTTCTTTGCCGGTGCTGGTGTCTACGGGTTTATCCCCTACTACCAGCTCAGTGTCTGGAATTCGACGGCGCAATCCTTCAACTCCAACAGTTCTTCTGGCGGGGTCAACTCCAGCTTTAGCTCTGGCTTCTCCGGCTCAGGCGGTAGCTCGAGGTTCTAA
- a CDS encoding acetyl-CoA C-acetyltransferase, which yields MNDHDIVLCSPLRTPVGRFGGVFKTVPVQDLASTVVSAIVERTGLKAEDIDDLILGQASPNGAAPALGRIVALDTGLDSVPGMQLDRRCGSGLQAIATAAAHITAGAADLIIAGGAESMSRTEYTVDASIRWGAKAGNLQLRDRLQEARETAGGCHHPIAGGMIETAENLRREKTIARKAQDELAANSQQRAGKAQEQGLFDAEIVPVAVPQRKGDPIIVDKDEHPRPDTTTDKLAKLRPVMGTQDNEATVTAGNASGQNDGAAAVIVTTRAKAQELGLTPVVTLRGWAVAGVEPERMGIGPVPATNKLFKRLGLTWDDIDLIELNEAFAAQALACLDEWGIDANDPRLNPVGSGISLGHPVGATGARMVVTASHEMQRNNLTTGLVTMCIGGGQSLAAILTKD from the coding sequence ATGAACGACCACGATATTGTCCTGTGCTCACCACTGCGCACACCAGTTGGCCGCTTCGGCGGGGTCTTTAAAACCGTCCCCGTCCAAGACCTAGCCTCCACCGTCGTAAGCGCCATAGTCGAACGCACCGGCTTAAAGGCAGAAGATATCGACGACCTGATTCTTGGCCAAGCCTCCCCTAACGGTGCCGCACCAGCATTAGGCCGCATCGTCGCACTCGATACCGGCCTCGACTCCGTACCCGGCATGCAACTCGACCGCCGCTGCGGCTCCGGCCTACAAGCAATCGCTACCGCCGCCGCACACATCACCGCCGGAGCTGCCGACCTCATTATCGCCGGTGGTGCGGAATCAATGTCACGTACCGAATACACCGTAGATGCCTCCATCCGCTGGGGCGCTAAAGCCGGCAACCTGCAACTACGCGACCGCCTCCAAGAAGCACGCGAAACCGCCGGCGGCTGCCACCACCCGATTGCCGGTGGCATGATCGAAACCGCAGAAAACCTCCGCCGCGAAAAGACCATCGCCCGTAAAGCCCAAGACGAACTAGCCGCAAACTCTCAACAGCGCGCAGGCAAAGCCCAAGAACAAGGACTATTCGACGCCGAAATCGTCCCCGTCGCCGTCCCCCAACGCAAAGGCGACCCAATCATCGTCGACAAAGACGAACACCCACGCCCAGATACCACCACCGACAAACTAGCCAAACTACGCCCAGTCATGGGCACACAAGACAACGAAGCAACCGTTACCGCCGGTAACGCCTCCGGCCAAAACGATGGTGCCGCCGCCGTCATCGTCACCACCCGCGCCAAAGCACAAGAACTAGGACTGACACCCGTAGTCACTTTGCGTGGCTGGGCAGTAGCCGGTGTCGAACCAGAACGCATGGGCATCGGACCAGTCCCAGCCACCAACAAACTCTTTAAACGCCTAGGCCTTACCTGGGACGATATCGACCTCATCGAACTCAACGAAGCCTTCGCCGCCCAAGCACTCGCCTGCCTCGACGAATGGGGCATCGACGCTAACGACCCACGCTTAAACCCAGTAGGCTCCGGCATCTCCCTGGGCCACCCCGTCGGCGCCACCGGCGCCCGCATGGTCGTCACCGCCTCCCACGAAATGCAACGCAACAACCTCACAACCGGCCTCGTCACCATGTGCATCGGCGGAGGACAAAGCCTGGCAGCGATCCTGACCAAAGACTAA
- a CDS encoding GntR family transcriptional regulator, which produces MSATVARQQQHQEIAADLRKQIREGELAPGASIPSEAELCRQYGCARGTIRQAVATLRNEGLISSGQGRRSRVLDTVPTQDFDDIISFSQWCHNSGIEPGQETQWVTRCRANAEMATRLEINTDDPIVSVLRLRLMDGTPAMVERLNYPLEVGKHVLVFDPDSGSIYQQLLNCGVDISHATRTIDAVGANEEDAELLGVTPGTPLLRVRRHAFTLDGTPIEASDDRYLPHMANFTVSAVRGTPSPASMVRADAS; this is translated from the coding sequence TTGTCTGCAACAGTGGCCCGTCAGCAGCAACACCAGGAAATCGCCGCAGACCTCCGCAAACAAATCCGAGAAGGAGAACTCGCCCCCGGCGCATCTATCCCCTCGGAAGCAGAGCTGTGCCGGCAGTACGGGTGTGCGCGCGGAACCATTCGCCAGGCTGTTGCCACCCTCCGCAACGAAGGGCTCATCTCCTCTGGACAAGGCCGTCGCTCGCGCGTGCTCGATACTGTGCCGACTCAGGACTTCGACGACATCATTTCCTTTTCCCAGTGGTGCCACAACTCCGGTATCGAGCCAGGCCAGGAAACCCAGTGGGTAACCCGCTGCCGCGCTAATGCGGAGATGGCCACTCGCTTGGAAATCAACACCGACGATCCCATCGTGTCCGTGCTGCGCCTGCGCCTTATGGACGGCACACCCGCCATGGTCGAGCGCCTCAACTATCCCCTTGAGGTGGGCAAGCACGTACTCGTCTTCGACCCGGATTCTGGTTCTATCTACCAGCAGCTCCTCAACTGTGGAGTGGATATCTCGCATGCCACCCGCACCATTGATGCTGTTGGCGCCAACGAAGAAGATGCCGAACTACTCGGTGTCACCCCTGGCACTCCCCTGCTGCGCGTGCGTCGTCACGCCTTCACACTCGATGGCACCCCAATTGAAGCTTCCGACGATCGCTACCTGCCACACATGGCTAACTTCACCGTCTCCGCAGTGCGCGGCACCCCGTCACCTGCCTCAATGGTGCGCGCCGACGCTTCCTAA
- a CDS encoding TIGR03364 family FAD-dependent oxidoreductase produces MKTDVIVVGAGIIGLASAFLARKHRLSVRVIDRSERPVGSSIQNFGHACFTGQADEVQDAVWSSREGWLKAAEATGLWASESGTYLPAQSEVELQVLEEFAQHRGSEQVQLIDASAIAEGIGNPDAKSLGGAYLPLDMRVNPREAAPRIAAWLAENGVSFEWRHEVKEVADGTVKTNRGEFTAERVICCPNFFMTQLFPEIADRYEIRVCTLVMALLERPERIPQNLAMLTGTALGRYDGFAAMPSIDKFKQDLAQREPELVDCIANLMATGIPEGLLVGDSHEYDLSPEPFIDETVGQLLIDKTTGLLGIDSPRVLQRWQGRYADSPLANLIVERPDEQTCVLAATSGIGMTMSFGLANVALQGDELPTA; encoded by the coding sequence ATGAAAACAGATGTGATTGTTGTAGGTGCAGGCATTATCGGCCTGGCCAGTGCATTTTTGGCCCGTAAGCATAGACTGTCGGTGCGTGTCATTGATCGTTCGGAACGCCCGGTGGGCTCATCCATTCAGAACTTTGGACATGCGTGCTTCACTGGACAAGCTGATGAAGTTCAAGATGCTGTGTGGTCCTCGCGCGAAGGTTGGCTGAAGGCGGCTGAGGCGACGGGGCTGTGGGCATCGGAAAGCGGCACATATTTGCCTGCCCAGTCTGAGGTAGAACTGCAGGTCCTGGAAGAATTCGCGCAGCACCGTGGTTCGGAGCAGGTTCAATTGATTGATGCTTCGGCCATCGCCGAAGGCATCGGCAATCCGGACGCAAAGAGCCTGGGTGGCGCGTACTTGCCGCTGGATATGCGCGTGAATCCGCGCGAGGCGGCACCGCGTATTGCGGCGTGGTTGGCAGAAAATGGGGTGAGCTTCGAGTGGCGTCACGAGGTCAAGGAAGTTGCTGATGGCACCGTGAAGACCAACCGCGGGGAGTTTACCGCGGAGCGTGTCATCTGCTGCCCGAACTTCTTTATGACGCAGCTGTTCCCAGAGATCGCAGACAGGTATGAAATCCGGGTGTGCACGCTGGTCATGGCGCTGCTCGAGCGCCCGGAGCGCATTCCGCAGAACCTGGCAATGCTGACTGGCACCGCACTGGGGCGCTATGACGGCTTTGCGGCGATGCCGAGCATCGACAAGTTCAAGCAAGACTTGGCGCAGCGCGAACCGGAACTGGTTGATTGCATTGCCAACCTCATGGCCACTGGTATTCCGGAGGGACTGCTGGTGGGCGATTCGCACGAATATGACCTGTCGCCGGAACCGTTTATTGATGAAACGGTGGGGCAGTTGCTCATTGACAAGACGACGGGATTGTTGGGTATTGATTCCCCGCGTGTGCTGCAGCGTTGGCAGGGCCGTTATGCGGATTCGCCGCTGGCCAATTTGATTGTGGAGCGCCCGGATGAGCAGACCTGTGTGCTGGCGGCAACCTCGGGTATTGGTATGACGATGTCCTTCGGTTTGGCCAACGTGGCGTTGCAGGGAGATGAACTCCCGACGGCATAA